The following are encoded together in the Parabacteroides chongii genome:
- a CDS encoding TonB-dependent receptor, whose translation MKIRAIAALLFILVSISAFGQKHVKITGYVRDADGSPLELVLVQIKNTLNGAMTNEKGYYSITTSPGDSVSVIFSCLGYNKAERILPSLQQDMRLNVQMNYTSIDLGEVVATAIRKQTSTLESLNADRVKLLPDPAGGSIESLVVTFAGVSSSNELSSQYSVRGGSYDENIVYVNGLEVFRPLLIRSGQQEGLSFINPDLTEAVNFAAGGFEARYGDKMSSVLDITYKKPKLFEGSASASLLGANAYIGSSIGKFTQVTGIRYKTGRSLLKTMDTDAEYQPDFVDLQSYMTYQLAPKWEVNFLGNLASNTFKFTPNKRETNFGTVENAQRFEVYFPNSRERDKFQTLFGALTLKHNPNEKTELGIQASAFSSKEIETYDITGEYWLGDATTENNSGQEALEVARYHEHARNRLSSTIMNVGHFGSSKIKNHTLQWGATVQMEKINDRISEWEKRDSAGYSLPQTGNGVNVISNLYSDNDLSSTRVSGYIQDVFKFRTKQGMFTLIGGVRGSYWSYNKEFIFSPRVSLGFIPNFDQRLTFRAATGIYYQSPFYKELRTTVQDAAGNDVIALNKDIKSQRSIHFILGGDYTFKAGNRNFKVSTDLYYKKLDDLIPYTVDNVKIRYYGENCAKGHAMGIDVKFFGEFVPGTDSWISFSLMKAQQTIRDKVTVPMPNSQGYNVSLFFQDYFPGYKRVKLNLKGVISGGLPFIAPRTKYEDVKGTFRTPAYKRVDLGFSYQLAGGTDAIMDRGFFRHLKNIWIGLDVFNLFDIKNVSSYYWITNIDNQQYAVPNYLTGRQLNARLIVDF comes from the coding sequence ATGAAGATTCGTGCGATAGCTGCACTGCTATTTATATTGGTTTCAATCAGCGCTTTTGGACAAAAGCATGTCAAAATAACGGGATATGTACGGGATGCCGACGGTAGTCCGCTCGAACTGGTACTTGTCCAGATAAAAAATACCCTGAACGGGGCAATGACAAACGAAAAGGGATATTATTCGATCACAACTTCTCCGGGTGATTCCGTTTCGGTCATATTCTCCTGCCTGGGTTACAACAAAGCGGAACGCATTCTGCCCAGCCTACAACAGGACATGAGGCTGAATGTGCAGATGAACTACACCAGTATCGACCTGGGCGAAGTCGTCGCTACCGCTATCCGCAAGCAAACATCGACGCTAGAATCGCTCAATGCAGACCGTGTCAAGCTGCTCCCCGACCCTGCCGGAGGTAGTATAGAAAGCCTGGTAGTCACCTTTGCCGGGGTCTCTTCCAGTAACGAGCTGAGCTCCCAATATTCGGTTCGCGGCGGTAGCTACGATGAAAATATAGTCTACGTAAACGGCCTGGAAGTGTTCCGCCCGTTGCTGATCCGTTCCGGGCAGCAGGAAGGTTTGAGCTTTATCAATCCGGACCTGACAGAAGCCGTCAACTTCGCTGCCGGAGGATTCGAAGCACGGTATGGCGATAAGATGAGTTCCGTTCTCGATATCACTTATAAAAAACCGAAATTGTTCGAAGGTTCGGCATCCGCCAGTCTGCTGGGAGCCAATGCCTATATCGGCAGTTCGATCGGCAAGTTTACCCAGGTAACAGGTATTCGTTACAAGACCGGACGCTCCCTGCTGAAAACAATGGATACGGACGCAGAATACCAACCGGACTTCGTCGACCTGCAATCGTACATGACCTATCAGCTGGCTCCGAAATGGGAAGTGAACTTCCTGGGAAACCTGGCATCCAACACGTTCAAATTCACACCAAATAAACGTGAAACCAACTTCGGTACGGTAGAAAACGCCCAGCGCTTTGAAGTATATTTCCCTAACAGCCGCGAACGGGATAAGTTCCAGACTTTATTCGGAGCGCTGACCCTGAAACATAATCCGAACGAGAAAACCGAGCTGGGTATTCAGGCTTCGGCATTCTCCAGCAAAGAAATAGAAACGTACGACATCACCGGTGAATACTGGCTGGGTGACGCAACAACAGAAAACAATAGCGGACAAGAAGCTCTTGAGGTAGCCCGTTATCACGAACATGCCCGCAACCGACTAAGCTCTACGATCATGAACGTAGGTCATTTCGGTAGCAGCAAAATCAAAAACCATACACTTCAATGGGGAGCGACCGTACAGATGGAAAAGATAAACGACCGCATCAGCGAGTGGGAAAAACGTGACTCGGCAGGTTACTCACTGCCCCAGACAGGAAACGGTGTCAATGTAATCTCCAACCTATATTCGGATAACGATTTATCCAGCACACGCGTATCGGGATACATTCAGGATGTTTTCAAATTCCGTACCAAACAGGGTATGTTCACGCTTATCGGAGGCGTTCGCGGAAGCTATTGGAGCTATAACAAAGAGTTTATCTTCAGTCCGCGTGTCTCTCTAGGATTCATTCCTAATTTCGACCAGCGGCTGACATTCCGTGCAGCAACGGGTATATATTATCAATCACCGTTCTATAAAGAATTGCGTACCACGGTACAGGATGCGGCAGGCAATGATGTCATCGCGCTGAATAAAGATATCAAATCGCAACGTTCCATCCATTTCATTCTGGGGGGCGATTATACCTTTAAGGCTGGCAACCGTAACTTCAAAGTCAGCACCGACCTGTATTACAAGAAACTGGATGACTTGATCCCCTATACCGTCGACAATGTAAAGATCCGTTATTACGGTGAAAACTGTGCCAAAGGGCATGCTATGGGTATCGATGTCAAATTCTTCGGCGAGTTTGTTCCCGGAACCGACTCCTGGATCAGTTTCTCGTTGATGAAAGCCCAGCAAACCATTCGCGACAAAGTAACCGTACCCATGCCAAACAGCCAGGGATATAACGTTTCCTTGTTCTTCCAGGATTATTTCCCGGGATACAAACGTGTAAAACTGAATCTGAAAGGCGTTATCTCCGGCGGACTTCCTTTTATAGCACCGCGTACAAAATACGAAGATGTCAAAGGAACATTCCGTACCCCCGCCTATAAACGTGTCGACTTAGGCTTCTCTTACCAGTTGGCCGGAGGCACCGATGCGATCATGGACCGCGGCTTTTTCCGCCACCTGAAAAACATCTGGATCGGACTCGATGTCTTTAACTTATTTGATATAAAAAATGTCAGCTCCTACTACTGGATCACCAACATCGACAACCAGCAGTACGCAGTACCTAACTATCTGACTGGTCGACAACTCAACGCTCGGCTGATAGTGGATTTCTAA
- the mce gene encoding methylmalonyl-CoA epimerase → MEITHIEHLGIAVKSIEACLPYYEEILGMKCYNIEEVADQKVKTAFFKVGQTKIELLEPTSEDSTIAKFIEKKGEGIHHIAFAVPDVQAALNEAEEKGVKLIDKAPRGGAEGLNIAFLHPKSTCSVLTELCMPGNK, encoded by the coding sequence ATGGAAATTACACATATTGAACATCTGGGCATTGCAGTAAAAAGCATCGAAGCTTGTCTGCCGTATTACGAAGAAATTTTAGGCATGAAATGCTACAACATCGAAGAAGTAGCTGACCAGAAAGTGAAAACTGCTTTCTTTAAAGTAGGCCAGACCAAAATTGAATTACTGGAACCGACCAGCGAAGACAGCACTATCGCTAAATTCATCGAAAAGAAAGGCGAAGGCATTCATCATATCGCATTTGCTGTACCCGATGTACAGGCTGCTTTAAATGAAGCTGAAGAAAAAGGCGTTAAGCTGATCGACAAAGCTCCCCGTGGTGGTGCAGAAGGTTTGAACATCGCTTTCCTTCACCCGAAATCAACCTGCAGCGTTCTGACAGAACTTTGCATGCCTGGTAACAAATAA
- a CDS encoding acyl-CoA carboxylase subunit beta: MSNQLEKVKELIALREQARLGGGEKRIESQHKKGKYTARERIAMLLDEGSFEEFDMFVQHRCTNFGIEKTKFLGDGVVTGYGTIDGRLVYVYAQDFTVFGGALSESLAMKICKVMDQAMKMGAPVIGLNDSGGARIQEGVNALAGYAEIFQRNILASGVVPQISGIFGPCAGGAVYSPALTDFNIMTRGTSYMFLTGPKVVKTVTGEDVTQEQLGGASVHTTKSGVAHFAVDTEEDGLQLIRKLIGFLPQNNLEETPLIECNDPIDRLDDVLNDIIPDNTNQSYDMYEVIGTIIDNGEFLEVHADYAKNIIVGFARFNGQTVGIVANQPKVMAGCLDSNASRKAGRFVRFCDAFNIPLVTLVDVPGFLPGTGQEYNGVILHGAKLLYAYGEATVPKITVTLRKSYGGAYCVMSSKHLRGDMNYAWPTAEIAVMGPSGAVEVIFAKEVAASEDPAKATAEKEAEYKKAFANPYNAAQYGYIDDVIEPRNTRFRIIRALQQLQTKKLSNPAKKHDNLPL, from the coding sequence ATGAGTAACCAACTTGAAAAAGTAAAAGAGCTTATCGCTCTTCGCGAACAAGCCCGTCTCGGTGGTGGAGAAAAAAGAATCGAGTCTCAGCACAAAAAAGGCAAGTACACAGCACGCGAACGTATCGCCATGTTACTTGACGAAGGTAGTTTCGAGGAGTTCGATATGTTCGTTCAACACCGTTGTACCAACTTCGGTATCGAAAAAACAAAATTCCTGGGTGATGGCGTTGTAACAGGTTATGGTACGATCGACGGCCGCCTTGTTTACGTCTATGCACAAGATTTCACAGTATTCGGCGGTGCTTTGTCAGAGTCATTAGCTATGAAGATCTGTAAAGTAATGGATCAGGCCATGAAGATGGGTGCCCCTGTCATCGGTCTGAACGATTCAGGTGGAGCACGTATCCAGGAAGGTGTCAACGCTTTGGCCGGTTATGCCGAAATTTTCCAGCGTAACATTCTGGCATCAGGTGTTGTTCCACAGATTTCCGGTATCTTTGGCCCATGTGCCGGCGGTGCCGTTTATTCTCCTGCACTGACAGACTTCAACATCATGACACGCGGAACAAGCTACATGTTCCTGACTGGTCCGAAAGTTGTAAAAACTGTTACCGGAGAAGACGTAACCCAGGAACAACTGGGTGGCGCAAGCGTACACACGACCAAATCGGGTGTTGCTCATTTCGCTGTCGATACAGAAGAAGATGGTCTGCAACTGATCCGCAAATTGATCGGCTTCCTTCCGCAGAATAACCTGGAAGAAACACCGCTGATCGAATGTAACGATCCTATCGATCGCTTGGATGATGTATTAAATGATATTATTCCGGATAACACTAACCAGTCATACGATATGTATGAAGTGATCGGAACAATTATCGACAACGGCGAATTCCTTGAAGTACACGCCGATTATGCCAAAAATATTATCGTTGGTTTCGCTCGTTTCAACGGACAGACAGTTGGTATCGTAGCCAACCAGCCAAAAGTTATGGCCGGATGTCTCGACAGCAATGCATCACGTAAAGCTGGTCGTTTCGTTCGTTTCTGCGACGCATTCAACATTCCTCTGGTAACATTGGTTGACGTTCCGGGATTCCTTCCGGGAACAGGACAGGAATACAATGGTGTAATCCTTCACGGAGCTAAATTGCTTTATGCTTACGGTGAAGCAACTGTACCTAAAATCACAGTTACCCTGCGTAAATCTTATGGTGGAGCTTACTGCGTGATGAGTTCTAAACACCTGCGTGGCGATATGAACTACGCATGGCCGACTGCAGAAATCGCAGTAATGGGCCCGAGCGGTGCAGTAGAAGTTATCTTCGCAAAAGAAGTTGCTGCATCGGAAGATCCGGCAAAAGCAACTGCTGAAAAAGAAGCAGAATACAAGAAAGCATTTGCAAACCCATACAATGCTGCTCAGTACGGTTATATCGACGATGTGATCGAACCGCGTAACACTCGTTTCCGTATTATTCGCGCATTACAACAATTGCAGACTAAGAAGTTAAGCAATCCTGCTAAGAAACATGACAATCTGCCTCTATAA
- a CDS encoding OadG family transporter subunit, with translation MINKRIGVLLLFVLLVSFGAKAQRATSMRINEVLVINEDNFVDDYGKRHAWIELFNTSAGTVNIAGCYLTDDKNNPKKYPIPKGDVLTQIPPHQHTLFWADGEPDRGTFHVNFTLDPSKENYIALYDADGRTLIDEITVPAAQRPDVSYGRVIDGQEEWAQLTKVTPSTNNLTLDSNEKIENFKNNDSLGIGMTITAMAVVFLGLLLLYLIFKQVGKAAIAASKRNAEKAGAPVSASAPDEVSGEVFAAIATALYEMSDDNHDIEHTVLTIRKVRRAYSPWSSKIYSLRETPRK, from the coding sequence ATGATTAACAAAAGAATTGGAGTATTGCTGTTGTTCGTTTTGCTCGTTTCATTCGGAGCAAAAGCACAGCGTGCAACCTCCATGCGAATAAATGAAGTGTTGGTTATCAACGAAGACAACTTCGTTGACGACTACGGCAAACGTCACGCCTGGATAGAATTATTCAATACTTCTGCCGGAACGGTAAACATTGCCGGTTGTTATTTGACAGACGACAAAAACAACCCAAAAAAATATCCGATCCCGAAGGGTGATGTATTAACTCAGATTCCTCCTCATCAGCACACATTATTTTGGGCTGACGGAGAGCCGGATCGCGGAACTTTCCATGTTAATTTCACACTAGACCCGTCGAAAGAAAATTATATCGCTTTATACGATGCGGATGGTAGAACACTGATCGACGAAATCACGGTTCCGGCTGCACAAAGACCGGATGTGAGCTATGGTAGAGTAATAGACGGTCAGGAAGAATGGGCACAGCTTACAAAAGTAACTCCCAGCACAAACAACCTGACACTCGACTCGAATGAAAAGATCGAAAACTTCAAAAACAATGACTCTTTAGGTATCGGTATGACGATTACAGCCATGGCTGTTGTATTCCTGGGACTGCTCCTTCTTTACCTTATCTTCAAACAGGTCGGTAAAGCTGCGATTGCCGCCAGCAAACGTAATGCAGAGAAAGCCGGAGCTCCAGTCAGTGCCAGTGCACCTGACGAGGTTTCAGGAGAAGTCTTTGCAGCTATCGCCACGGCTCTGTATGAAATGAGCGATGACAACCATGACATCGAACATACAGTACTTACGATCCGTAAAGTCCGTCGTGCATATTCTCCATGGAGTTCAAAGATCTATAGCTTACGTGAAACTCCCAGAAAGTGA
- a CDS encoding biotin/lipoyl-containing protein, with translation MKSFKYTINGNVYKVHINSVVDDIAEVEVNGTPYNVKMEKPAKKQMVTLKRPAQAPTTPSGESVITRPAASTTQGAVKTPLPGVILQIKCNVGDTVKRGQTLLILEAMKMENNINADRDGKIIEIKVHKGDSVLEGADLVVIG, from the coding sequence ATGAAAAGTTTTAAATATACCATCAACGGTAACGTATATAAAGTACACATCAATTCAGTGGTTGACGATATCGCTGAAGTAGAAGTAAACGGTACACCCTATAATGTAAAGATGGAGAAACCGGCAAAAAAACAAATGGTTACTCTGAAACGTCCGGCTCAGGCTCCGACAACCCCTTCAGGAGAATCGGTTATCACACGCCCGGCTGCCTCTACCACACAGGGAGCTGTTAAAACTCCGCTGCCCGGTGTTATCCTGCAGATCAAATGTAATGTAGGCGACACTGTAAAAAGAGGACAAACTCTTCTTATCCTTGAGGCCATGAAGATGGAAAACAACATCAACGCAGACCGCGATGGTAAGATTATTGAAATTAAAGTACACAAAGGAGATTCTGTACTGGAAGGTGCCGATCTCGTCGTAATCGGATAA
- a CDS encoding sodium ion-translocating decarboxylase subunit beta has product MQESFMSFLGDNLQLFLTYTGVYNATPGHIVMILVGLLFIFLAIKYEFEPMLLIPIGFGILIGNIPFKDAGLQVGIYEQGSVLNILYQGVTSGWYPPLIFLGIGAMTDFSALISNPKLMLIGAAAQFGIFGAYIIALQMGFEPNQAGAIGIIGGADGPTAIFLSSKLAPNLMGAIAVSAYSYMALVPIIQPPFMRLLTTKKERLIRMKPPRAVSSTEKIVFPIIGLLLTCFLVPSGLPLLGMLFFGNLLKESGVTRRLAETARGPLIDTITILLGITVGASTQATQFLTLNSVKIFGLGALSFVIATCAGVLFVKFFNLFLKQGNKINPLIGNAGVSAVPDSARISQIVGLEYDPTNYLLMHAMGPNVAGVIGSAVAAGILLGFLG; this is encoded by the coding sequence ATGCAAGAGAGTTTTATGTCATTCCTGGGTGACAACCTACAGTTGTTCCTCACCTACACAGGGGTATATAATGCAACTCCGGGCCATATCGTCATGATTTTGGTAGGTTTGCTCTTTATATTCCTTGCGATAAAATACGAGTTTGAACCTATGCTTCTGATTCCTATCGGATTCGGTATCCTGATCGGTAATATTCCTTTCAAAGATGCAGGATTACAGGTAGGTATTTATGAACAAGGGTCTGTACTGAACATCCTCTATCAAGGGGTAACCTCCGGATGGTATCCACCATTGATCTTCCTCGGTATCGGGGCCATGACCGACTTCTCCGCTTTGATATCCAATCCAAAGTTGATGTTGATCGGTGCTGCAGCCCAGTTCGGTATCTTTGGTGCTTACATTATTGCTCTTCAGATGGGATTCGAACCGAACCAGGCTGGTGCTATCGGTATTATCGGTGGTGCTGACGGTCCTACGGCTATCTTCCTGTCTTCAAAACTGGCTCCAAACCTCATGGGGGCTATTGCGGTGTCAGCCTACTCATACATGGCGTTGGTACCTATTATCCAGCCGCCGTTCATGAGACTGCTCACGACAAAAAAAGAACGCCTGATCCGTATGAAACCGCCGAGAGCTGTTTCTTCTACAGAAAAGATTGTTTTCCCGATTATTGGTCTGTTGCTGACTTGTTTCCTGGTTCCTTCCGGTCTGCCTCTGTTGGGTATGCTGTTCTTCGGAAACCTGTTGAAAGAAAGTGGTGTGACACGTCGTCTGGCAGAAACTGCCCGCGGTCCGCTGATCGATACAATCACAATCCTGTTAGGTATCACGGTAGGTGCTTCTACACAGGCAACTCAGTTCCTGACCTTGAACTCTGTTAAGATCTTCGGTCTGGGTGCGTTGTCATTCGTTATCGCAACATGTGCCGGTGTATTGTTCGTTAAGTTCTTCAACCTGTTCCTGAAACAAGGTAACAAGATCAATCCGCTTATCGGTAACGCCGGTGTATCCGCCGTTCCTGACTCTGCACGTATCTCCCAGATCGTAGGTTTGGAATATGACCCGACCAACTATCTGTTGATGCACGCTATGGGTCCGAACGTAGCAGGTGTGATCGGTTCTGCTGTAGCTGCCGGTATCCTGTTAGGATTCTTGGGATAA
- a CDS encoding Crp/Fnr family transcriptional regulator produces the protein MTKDVVVDLEKFRSYLNAYYAVSDELFALLCKLLSPVLVARGESAILEKHGKKKIYFVYEGVCAYCYNKKGKECVVDFVKEGEFAIISHCLYRQKGIEFYFKALNNSLLLVLSYDDFISLWKTQHEFTCLFYNVIEIYLAKVEMFHYHSRYCTAKERICHFLQEPVGYYLLLQIPRYYIASYLDISPETFSSILGQLSKGE, from the coding sequence ATGACAAAAGATGTAGTAGTTGATTTAGAAAAATTTCGTTCTTATTTAAACGCTTATTACGCTGTTTCTGATGAGTTGTTTGCTTTACTATGCAAATTGCTGTCACCGGTATTGGTAGCCAGAGGTGAATCGGCAATATTGGAAAAGCATGGGAAGAAAAAGATTTATTTTGTTTATGAAGGGGTATGTGCCTATTGTTATAATAAGAAAGGGAAAGAATGTGTGGTTGATTTTGTGAAGGAAGGTGAATTTGCTATTATATCTCATTGCTTATATCGACAAAAAGGGATTGAATTTTATTTTAAAGCTTTAAATAACTCCTTGTTGCTGGTTCTTTCTTATGATGATTTTATTTCGTTATGGAAAACGCAACATGAGTTTACTTGTTTATTTTATAATGTGATAGAAATCTATTTGGCAAAGGTGGAAATGTTTCATTACCATTCCCGGTATTGTACGGCGAAAGAACGGATTTGTCATTTTCTTCAAGAGCCTGTTGGTTATTATCTTTTGTTACAGATTCCTAGATATTATATCGCTTCTTATTTGGATATTTCTCCAGAGACATTCTCTTCTATTCTTGGACAACTGAGCAAAGGAGAGTAA